The proteins below are encoded in one region of Pedococcus aerophilus:
- a CDS encoding ABC transporter ATP-binding protein, with amino-acid sequence MTTVIHAAGLRKEFGRTAALDGLDLEVGQGEVHGFLGPNGSGKSTTIRVLLGLLRADAGEVTLLGGDPWSEAATLHRRLAYVPGDVALWPNLTGGEVIDLLGRLRGGHDERRRVELLERFDLDPTKKGRAYSKGNRQKVALVAALASDAELLILDEPTSGLDPLMEEVFRDCIREVRAEGRTVLLSSHILSEVEHLCERVTIIRAGRTVQTGSLADLRHLSRTTVDAELDRAPSGLEAVPGVHDLRVDGRHVHLGVDPDELSTVMNLLAQCGIRSITSAPPSLEELFMNLYREPAEEPVAGARP; translated from the coding sequence ATGACCACCGTGATCCACGCGGCAGGGCTGCGCAAGGAGTTCGGCCGCACTGCGGCCCTCGACGGCCTCGACCTCGAGGTCGGGCAGGGCGAGGTCCACGGGTTCCTCGGCCCCAACGGGTCGGGCAAGTCGACGACCATCCGGGTGCTGCTCGGTCTCCTGCGGGCCGATGCGGGAGAGGTCACCCTCCTCGGGGGCGACCCGTGGAGCGAGGCCGCGACCCTGCACCGGCGCCTCGCCTACGTCCCGGGGGACGTCGCCCTCTGGCCGAACCTCACTGGCGGCGAGGTGATCGACCTGCTCGGGCGGTTGCGCGGCGGGCACGACGAGCGTCGCCGGGTCGAGCTGCTCGAGCGCTTCGACCTCGACCCCACCAAGAAGGGCCGCGCCTACTCCAAGGGCAACCGGCAGAAGGTGGCCCTCGTGGCGGCCCTGGCCTCCGACGCCGAGCTGCTCATCCTCGACGAGCCGACCTCGGGGCTGGACCCGCTCATGGAGGAGGTCTTCCGGGACTGCATCCGCGAGGTGCGCGCCGAGGGCCGCACCGTCCTGCTGTCGAGCCACATCCTCAGCGAGGTCGAGCACCTCTGCGAGCGCGTGACGATCATCCGCGCCGGCCGGACGGTCCAGACCGGCAGCCTCGCCGACCTGCGCCACCTGTCGAGGACGACCGTGGACGCCGAGCTCGACCGCGCCCCTTCCGGGCTCGAGGCGGTGCCAGGTGTCCACGACCTGCGCGTCGACGGTCGCCACGTGCACCTCGGCGTCGACCCCGACGAGCTCTCGACCGTGATGAACCTCTTGGCGCAGTGCGGGATCCGCAGCATCACCAGCGCTCCCCCGAGCCTGGAAGAGCTCTTCATGAACCTCTACCGCGAGCCCGCGGAGGAACCCGTCGCCGGGGCCCGGCCATGA
- a CDS encoding polyketide antibiotic transporter, with amino-acid sequence MRAPTGTGTLWRLALRRDLVLAPVVVLLLGGMAWSTAAATVALYPDPAQATSAAVAANASPALVALYGPVHASIGSLASLKMLSTGAVAVALTAVFLLRRHTRTEEETGRVELLGAGVISRHAPLTAAILHTSGVVLLASALCAIGYAASGLPLGGSVALGLAWLVSGLAFTGVAAVAVQLTASARTVAAVAGSGVAAAYLLRAAGDASGDGPWGFLVWLSPLGWAQQLRPYADEQWWAALPAVVFTVATMAAAYVLRSRRDLGSGLFADRAGPAHTSMGSPLALAWRLQRSAIFGWSLAVVLAGAVMGGFASSAGTLLDSPEAREMIRSLGGTGSLTDAFIAAEFGIMAAVVAGFGVAAALRLLGEENSSRAELTLSTATSRWSWLMSHVTLALLGSAGILALLGVGAAVADGATRGDLGESFARVLPAALVQVAPVWVVIAVAVLLYGTASRLAIGAWVVLAACLVIGQLGELLKLPRVVQELSPFRHVPLLPGGAFDPTPVVALVALAGVLVLAGGSLFRRRDVH; translated from the coding sequence ATGAGGGCGCCGACCGGCACCGGGACCCTGTGGCGGCTCGCGCTGCGTCGCGACCTGGTGCTCGCGCCGGTGGTGGTGCTCCTGCTCGGCGGGATGGCGTGGAGCACGGCTGCGGCGACCGTCGCCCTCTACCCCGACCCCGCCCAGGCCACCTCGGCAGCCGTGGCGGCCAACGCATCCCCTGCGCTCGTGGCGCTCTACGGGCCGGTCCACGCGTCGATCGGCTCGCTCGCCAGCCTGAAGATGCTGTCCACCGGTGCCGTGGCCGTCGCGCTGACCGCGGTCTTCCTCCTGCGCCGCCACACGCGGACGGAGGAGGAGACCGGTCGGGTCGAGCTCCTCGGCGCAGGGGTGATCTCCCGCCACGCGCCGCTCACCGCCGCGATCCTGCACACGTCCGGCGTCGTCCTGCTCGCCAGCGCCCTGTGCGCCATCGGGTATGCCGCGTCCGGCCTCCCGCTCGGCGGCTCGGTCGCGCTCGGGCTGGCCTGGCTCGTCTCGGGACTCGCGTTCACCGGCGTCGCTGCGGTCGCGGTGCAGCTCACCGCCAGCGCGCGGACGGTGGCGGCGGTCGCGGGAAGTGGCGTCGCGGCGGCATACCTGCTCCGGGCGGCGGGCGACGCGTCCGGTGACGGGCCCTGGGGGTTCCTCGTGTGGCTGTCACCGCTGGGGTGGGCGCAGCAGCTGCGCCCGTACGCCGACGAGCAGTGGTGGGCAGCGCTGCCCGCGGTCGTTTTCACCGTCGCGACGATGGCGGCGGCCTACGTCCTGCGCAGCCGACGCGACCTCGGCTCGGGGCTCTTCGCCGACCGGGCCGGGCCGGCCCACACCTCCATGGGTTCGCCGCTCGCCCTCGCCTGGCGGTTGCAGCGGTCCGCGATCTTCGGTTGGTCGCTCGCGGTCGTGCTCGCCGGGGCGGTGATGGGCGGGTTCGCCTCCAGTGCGGGGACGCTGCTCGACTCCCCCGAGGCGCGCGAAATGATCCGCAGCCTGGGCGGGACGGGGTCGCTCACGGACGCGTTCATCGCGGCGGAGTTCGGGATCATGGCGGCCGTCGTCGCGGGCTTCGGGGTCGCCGCGGCGCTGCGGCTGCTCGGCGAGGAGAACTCCAGCCGCGCGGAGCTGACGCTGTCGACCGCCACCTCGCGCTGGAGCTGGCTGATGAGCCACGTGACCCTCGCGCTCCTCGGGAGCGCCGGGATTCTGGCCCTGCTCGGCGTGGGCGCAGCCGTCGCCGACGGCGCGACCCGTGGCGACCTGGGCGAGTCGTTCGCCCGGGTGCTGCCGGCTGCCCTGGTGCAGGTGGCCCCGGTGTGGGTGGTGATCGCGGTGGCGGTGCTGCTCTACGGCACCGCGTCCCGCCTGGCGATCGGCGCGTGGGTGGTGCTGGCGGCCTGCCTGGTCATCGGCCAGCTCGGCGAGCTGTTGAAGCTCCCGCGGGTGGTCCAGGAGCTGTCGCCGTTCCGGCACGTGCCGCTGCTCCCCGGAG